The nucleotide window CTTACCTCAAATCCCAAGATGTTGATGATATAGAGTATTTGATAGCTACTCATCCTGATGCAGACCATATAGGTGGGTTAGATGATGTTTTAAAAGCTTTTGAAGTTGAAAATGTGTATGCCCCGGATGTTTCCCACACCACGAAAACCTATAATGATTTTGTCTTAGAAGTGAGAAACGAAGGAACCTACATTAAAACAACTAAGGCTGGGATTACTTTAATTAACCCTGCTTTAGCGGCAGTTATAGGTTGCCCTTCATTCAGTAATGTGTATCTTCTTGGACCGGTGAAAAATTATGGAACAGATCTTAATTCTTGGAGTGCTGTTATGAAGTTAGATTTTGGAATTTCTTCTTATCTTTTCACTGGAGATGCCGATAGAATTTCTGAAAAAGATATGATAGATAACGGTATGTTTTTAAATGCAGATGTTCTTAAGGTTGGCCATCATGGATCCAATTCTTCGACCTCGCAAGAGTTTTTAAAAGAAGTTAATCCAAAATATGCGGTTATATCTGTTGGTAAAAATAATAATTACGGTCACCCAGCACAGGAAATATTAGAAAGATTGGAAATGTATAAGGTAGATCTTTTTCGTACAGATTTGCAGGGACATATTATAGCTATTAGTGATGGGAATAAAATAAATTTTAACGTTGAACCAATTAACACTGTTAATTTTATGGAAGATGCTCAAGAATCAGCACCACAAAAAACTTCTATATTGATTACGAACTTAGATGTGTCTGATGAGAAGGTCACTATTTGTAACAAGACTGACGAAGACGTTGATTTAACAGGATGGGTTTTGGTTAGCGAAGTTGGAAACCAAAAGTTTAATTTTCCAGATGGATATATACTTAAAGCTGGAAAATGTGTGAATATTTTGTCAGGCCGTAACGCAATAGATGAACCTCCAACTAATTTAAAATGGACAGGAGCTTATATTTGGAATAACGATGGAGATATTGCAGCCCTATACGATGCAGAAGGGATACTAATAAGTAGG belongs to Petrotoga mexicana DSM 14811 and includes:
- a CDS encoding MBL fold metallo-hydrolase, producing the protein MDVGQGDSVYIKLPNNVDILIDGGNNWYGDDVVTYLKSQDVDDIEYLIATHPDADHIGGLDDVLKAFEVENVYAPDVSHTTKTYNDFVLEVRNEGTYIKTTKAGITLINPALAAVIGCPSFSNVYLLGPVKNYGTDLNSWSAVMKLDFGISSYLFTGDADRISEKDMIDNGMFLNADVLKVGHHGSNSSTSQEFLKEVNPKYAVISVGKNNNYGHPAQEILERLEMYKVDLFRTDLQGHIIAISDGNKINFNVEPINTVNFMEDAQESAPQKTSILITNLDVSDEKVTICNKTDEDVDLTGWVLVSEVGNQKFNFPDGYILKAGKCVNILSGRNAIDEPPTNLKWTGAYIWNNDGDIAALYDAEGILISRVEF